The proteins below come from a single Melospiza georgiana isolate bMelGeo1 chromosome 4, bMelGeo1.pri, whole genome shotgun sequence genomic window:
- the LOC131082768 gene encoding carboxypeptidase A2-like: MKLILIFSALIGASLCLETFVGHQVLRIKTKNEEEVKQLQLLESLEHLQLDFWINPSAPALPVDVRIPAASVQPVKAFLESQGIQYSILIEDLQDVLDKERQDMAESAQRQRSTSSFDFGAYHTLDDINAELDQLASEHSFVEKIQIGESYEKRPLYVLKFSTGGSNRPAIWLDAGIHSREWVTQASALWIANKIASDYGTDESITSLLDKMDLFLLPVANPDGFVYTHTSNRMWRKTRSKIPGSICVGVDPNRNWDAGFGGPGASNSPCSDSYHGPSANSEVEVKSVVDFIKSHGNFKAFLTLHSYSQLLMYPYGYKCTRPDDYAELESLGRAAANSIRSLYGTTFQVGPICTTIYQASGGSIDWAYDNGIKYSFAFELRDTGRYGFLLPANQIIPAAKETWLGLMKIMEHVKNKSS, translated from the exons GCACCAGGTTCTCCGGATCAAGACCAAAAATGAGGAGGAGGtcaagcagctgcagctcctggaatcGCTGGAACACCTGCAG ctggaTTTCTGGATCAacccctctgcccctgccctccctgtggATGTGAGAATTCCTGCTGCCAGTGTCCAGCCAGTGAAAGCCTTCCTGGAATCCCAGGGCATTCAGTATTCCATCCTGATTGAAGACCTGCAG GATGTTCTGGataaagaaaggcaggacatgGCTGAGAGCGCCCAAAGGCAGCgcagcaccagcagctttgACTTTGGTGCTTACCACACTCTGGATGAT ATCAATGCAGAACTGGACCAACTTGCATCTGAGCACAGCTTTGTGGAGAAGATCCAGATCGGGGAATCCTACGAGAAGCGGCCTCTGTACGTCCTGAAG TTCAGCACCGGAGGCTCCAACCGCCCGGCCATCTGGCTCGACGCCGGCATCCATTCCCGCGAGTGGGTCACACAGGCCAGCGCCCTCTGGATCGCCAACAAG ATTGCCTCTGACTATGGAACAGATGAGtccatcacctccctgctgGACAAGATGGatcttttcctgctgccagtgGCCAACCCTGATGGATTTGTGTACACTCACACCTCG AACCGCATGTGGAGGAAAACCCGCTCCAAGATTCCTGGCAGCATCTGCGTCGGAGTCGACCCCAACAGGAACTGGGATGCAGGTTTTGGAG GTCCTGGAGCCAGTAACAGCCCCTGCTCCGATTCCTACCACGGGCCCAGCGCCAACTCCGAGGTGGAGGTGAAATCTGTTGTTGACTTCATCAAGAGTCATGGAAACTTCAAGGCCTTCCTGACCCTCCACAGTTACTCCCAGCTCCTGATGTACCCCTATGGATACAAATGCACCAGGCCAGATGACTATGCTGAGCTG GAATctctgggaagagctgctgccaaTTCCATCCGCTCCCTCTATGGCACCACCTTCCAAGTGGGCCCCATCTGCACCACCATCT ACCAAGCCAGTGGGGGCAGCATTGACTGGGCCTACGACAATGGGATCAAATATTCCTTTGCCTTCGAGCTGAGGGACACGGGGCGTTACGGGTTCCTGCTGCCCGCCAACCAGATCATCCCTGCTGCCAAGGAGACCTGGCTGGGCCTGATGAAAATCATGGAGCACGTGAAGAACAAGTCCTcctga